A window from Aliamphritea hakodatensis encodes these proteins:
- a CDS encoding TonB family protein, producing the protein MVRQIAFVPLALLVTLMLFLVMARLAGIGVPVEQVLQETLTLNMQQLRFDDELQVRQREALTPPQLSQPQPRPDQPEVDLKPQLDIQPVAVKLDLPDIDLDMALKVSPHTDQLEVAKPTPPKPAKPEPVAEPVETVAAPAPPTDAQPTPVLAPSAMSAELPMNVSAAPQVRVNPQYPRRALRRKVQGYVVAEYEVDAGGNVLPDSFRIVESQPKKVFDKVVRRAILGWRYAATGSPYRTRQRLEFKIEK; encoded by the coding sequence ATGGTCCGGCAAATTGCGTTTGTGCCATTGGCGCTGCTGGTCACGCTGATGCTGTTTCTGGTCATGGCCCGGCTGGCCGGCATTGGCGTGCCGGTTGAACAGGTGCTTCAGGAAACCCTGACGCTGAATATGCAGCAGTTGCGCTTCGATGATGAGTTGCAGGTACGCCAGCGGGAAGCCCTGACACCGCCGCAGTTGTCACAGCCTCAGCCAAGGCCCGATCAGCCGGAGGTGGATCTTAAGCCCCAGCTGGATATCCAGCCGGTGGCCGTGAAGCTGGATTTACCGGATATTGATCTGGATATGGCACTTAAAGTATCGCCCCATACGGATCAGCTGGAGGTGGCTAAACCGACACCGCCAAAACCGGCGAAGCCGGAGCCTGTCGCGGAACCTGTGGAAACAGTAGCGGCCCCTGCGCCGCCCACCGACGCCCAACCGACACCAGTACTGGCGCCTTCTGCTATGTCAGCCGAGTTGCCGATGAATGTCTCTGCGGCACCCCAGGTGCGGGTGAATCCTCAGTACCCCCGCCGTGCGTTGCGGCGCAAGGTACAGGGTTATGTGGTGGCGGAATATGAGGTGGATGCCGGTGGGAATGTGTTACCGGACAGCTTCAGAATTGTTGAGTCTCAGCCTAAAAAAGTCTTCGACAAGGTAGTGCGGCGCGCCATTCTCGGTTGGCGGTATGCGGCTACCGGAAGCCCTTACCGTACCCGGCAGCGGCTGGAGTTTAAGATTGAAAAATAA
- a CDS encoding ExbD/TolR family protein, whose amino-acid sequence MAVRPNFEMQEDESGIDMTPMLDIVFIMLIFFIVTTTFVRDAGVEINRPQAQSAEPVKAQGARIAITADGEIWLDKQQLDIRMVRPALERLRADEPNLGVLIQADKDAGTGLLIEVLDVINLMGIEQVAVATREDG is encoded by the coding sequence ATGGCCGTTCGACCGAATTTTGAAATGCAGGAAGACGAATCCGGCATTGATATGACCCCGATGCTCGACATCGTTTTTATCATGCTGATTTTTTTCATTGTGACCACCACCTTTGTCCGTGATGCCGGCGTCGAAATTAACCGGCCGCAGGCGCAGAGTGCTGAGCCGGTGAAAGCGCAGGGCGCGCGTATCGCAATTACCGCAGACGGTGAGATCTGGCTGGACAAGCAGCAACTGGATATCCGTATGGTACGTCCTGCACTGGAACGGTTACGGGCCGATGAGCCGAATCTTGGTGTGCTGATTCAGGCAGATAAAGACGCCGGTACCGGGTTGTTAATTGAAGTGCTGGATGTGATTAATCTGATGGGCATTGAGCAGGTGGCGGTGGCTACCCGGGAAGACGGTTAA
- a CDS encoding LysR family transcriptional regulator yields the protein MNIKALRAFRATLSGGSLAVAAEKLHLSQPAVSRLITSLEGELKLDLFDRSGRNLTPTEEGMAFYREAGRILDNLDEVPRIVAEIRAGRTQILRVIAMPRVSQALASPAVAALLQQHPDINVSLDVRARREAGEWLVGREYDIGVGALPVDHPDIHTEVLLRARPVAILPAGHPLAQHSALRAEDLAEYPVIRLMRGLLLRDQLDDIFSAVGIVPRHLCDVSSSQVACQLVAEGAGITIADQVVAANIGTDKIVTVPIIPKRWMAFGLLYPKASVATPAREAFIEQLRIQAHRLAAAFADIETVETR from the coding sequence ATGAATATCAAAGCGTTACGCGCATTCAGGGCAACCCTGAGCGGTGGCTCGCTGGCCGTTGCCGCGGAAAAACTGCACCTCAGCCAGCCGGCGGTGAGCCGCCTGATCACCTCACTGGAAGGTGAGCTGAAACTGGATCTGTTCGACCGTTCCGGCCGTAACCTGACCCCCACTGAAGAAGGCATGGCGTTTTACCGGGAAGCCGGGCGGATTCTCGATAATCTTGATGAAGTTCCCAGAATCGTGGCAGAAATCCGCGCCGGCCGGACGCAGATCCTGCGGGTAATTGCCATGCCCCGGGTGTCGCAGGCACTGGCATCGCCGGCGGTGGCGGCGCTGTTACAGCAACATCCGGATATAAATGTCAGCCTGGATGTGCGGGCCCGCCGGGAAGCCGGGGAGTGGCTGGTGGGCCGGGAATATGACATCGGCGTTGGGGCGTTACCGGTGGATCATCCGGACATTCACACCGAAGTGTTACTCAGAGCCCGGCCGGTGGCGATTCTGCCTGCCGGGCATCCGCTGGCGCAGCATTCGGCACTGCGGGCGGAAGATCTGGCGGAATATCCGGTCATCCGGCTGATGCGGGGCTTGCTGTTGCGCGATCAGTTGGATGACATTTTCAGTGCCGTGGGCATTGTGCCCCGGCATCTTTGTGATGTGTCTTCTTCTCAGGTGGCTTGCCAACTGGTGGCAGAGGGAGCCGGTATCACCATTGCGGATCAGGTGGTGGCTGCGAATATCGGTACGGATAAAATTGTCACCGTGCCCATTATCCCCAAGCGCTGGATGGCCTTCGGTTTACTCTATCCTAAAGCCAGTGTGGCAACCCCGGCCAGAGAGGCGTTTATTGAGCAGTTGCGGATACAGGCACACAGGCTGGCTGCCGCGTTCGCGGACATTGAAACGGTTGAGACGCGCTGA
- a CDS encoding DUF3450 domain-containing protein: MNSRHYLLAFSAGIACFWSAVSGAAALEKTQKTLADAQQQAVTKQQQIDALDSKTVADHQQYLDTLRQADLLDAYNRQLAKLISAQQEELNSTEQQLASLEQTELTVLPLLEQMQAGLRRFVEADLPFLQSEREERLQRLDNLLNRADVSLAEKYRQLLNAYQTEVEYGRTLEAYSGELINAAGSREVNFIRLGRTALYYQTRDGQESGIWNAGSGQWDNLPDSQNVAVHKAIQLARQQVVPDLLTLPLPAITQEVQP; encoded by the coding sequence ATGAATTCCCGTCATTATCTGCTCGCTTTCTCAGCGGGCATTGCTTGCTTCTGGTCTGCTGTTTCCGGCGCCGCTGCACTGGAAAAAACCCAGAAAACCCTTGCTGACGCTCAACAGCAGGCGGTCACCAAACAACAACAAATTGATGCGCTGGACAGCAAAACGGTTGCTGATCATCAGCAGTATCTGGATACCCTGCGTCAGGCGGATCTGCTGGATGCTTATAACCGTCAGCTGGCAAAACTGATCAGTGCCCAGCAAGAAGAGCTGAACAGCACTGAACAGCAGCTGGCTTCACTGGAACAGACCGAGCTGACTGTCCTGCCACTGCTGGAGCAGATGCAGGCAGGGCTGCGACGTTTTGTTGAGGCCGACTTACCTTTCCTGCAGAGCGAGCGTGAAGAGCGTCTGCAAAGGTTAGATAACTTGCTGAACCGGGCCGATGTCAGCCTGGCGGAAAAATACCGCCAGTTACTCAATGCCTATCAGACCGAGGTGGAGTATGGCCGCACGCTGGAAGCTTACAGCGGCGAGCTGATAAACGCCGCTGGCAGCCGGGAAGTGAACTTTATCCGCCTGGGGCGCACGGCACTGTATTACCAGACCCGGGATGGTCAGGAAAGCGGTATCTGGAATGCCGGCTCAGGCCAGTGGGATAACCTGCCGGACAGCCAGAATGTTGCGGTTCACAAAGCGATACAACTGGCGCGGCAGCAGGTGGTCCCTGATCTGCTGACGTTGCCTTTACCGGCGATTACTCAGGAGGTACAGCCATGA
- a CDS encoding hemin-degrading factor, translating to MPLTDVFTRSVSNSELQQRFAQLMAAEPEIRRRDIAHKLDVSEAALIDQQCGVQSVRLNDQFADMIQAMPDLGYIMTLTRNEYAVHERKGIYDNVRIGGPMGLVITEDRKIDLRIVLSRWAFGYAVREETARGDRFSLQFFDHTGTAIQKIFLQPDSYEQGYAELVNTFRATEQGGEETYSDTVEVPEYAADEQVDVARLTEEWLAMTDVHQFFGMLRRHQVSREQAFRLVGAPHAEAIDPAGIVTLLEQAAAKALSIMCFVGNRGNIQIHTGPVKTIKRMGPWLNVLDPEFNLHLLENGVAGAWLIRKPTEDGIVTSVELYDHAGETIAQFFGQRQEGNPENAVWRELAESLPGREAVA from the coding sequence ATGCCATTAACCGATGTATTTACCCGTTCTGTGAGCAACAGCGAACTGCAGCAGCGCTTTGCCCAGCTGATGGCGGCTGAACCTGAAATCCGCCGCCGGGACATTGCCCATAAACTGGATGTGTCGGAAGCGGCGCTGATTGATCAGCAGTGCGGTGTACAGAGTGTGCGGCTGAATGATCAGTTTGCTGACATGATCCAGGCCATGCCGGATCTGGGTTACATCATGACCCTGACCCGTAATGAATATGCCGTGCATGAACGCAAAGGTATTTACGACAATGTCCGTATCGGTGGCCCGATGGGGTTGGTGATTACCGAAGACCGCAAGATTGATTTGCGGATTGTGCTTAGCCGCTGGGCGTTTGGCTATGCCGTGCGGGAAGAAACCGCCCGGGGTGACCGCTTCAGCCTGCAGTTTTTTGATCATACCGGCACCGCGATCCAGAAAATATTCCTCCAGCCGGATAGCTATGAACAGGGCTACGCTGAGCTGGTAAATACCTTCCGTGCCACTGAGCAGGGCGGCGAAGAAACTTACAGCGATACCGTGGAAGTGCCGGAATATGCTGCCGATGAGCAGGTGGATGTGGCCAGACTGACTGAAGAGTGGCTGGCCATGACGGATGTACACCAGTTCTTCGGCATGTTGCGCCGCCATCAGGTCAGCCGTGAGCAGGCGTTCCGCTTAGTCGGCGCACCGCATGCGGAGGCGATTGATCCGGCGGGCATCGTTACCTTGCTGGAACAGGCGGCGGCAAAAGCACTGTCCATCATGTGTTTTGTGGGTAACCGGGGCAATATTCAGATTCATACCGGGCCGGTGAAAACCATTAAGCGGATGGGGCCATGGCTGAATGTACTGGACCCTGAGTTTAACCTGCATTTGTTGGAAAACGGGGTCGCCGGTGCCTGGCTGATCCGTAAACCAACGGAAGATGGTATTGTGACGTCGGTTGAGTTGTATGACCATGCCGGCGAAACCATTGCCCAATTCTTTGGCCAGCGGCAGGAAGGCAATCCGGAAAATGCTGTCTGGCGTGAGCTGGCGGAAAGTCTGCCGGGCCGGGAGGCTGTTGCATGA
- the hemP gene encoding hemin uptake protein HemP, whose protein sequence is MTDKPVVVASQEERRIQLQELMSQSNQVIIVHNGEDYRLRITRNGKLILTK, encoded by the coding sequence GTGACCGATAAACCCGTTGTAGTTGCTTCGCAGGAAGAAAGACGGATTCAGCTTCAGGAGCTGATGTCGCAAAGCAATCAGGTAATCATCGTACACAACGGTGAAGATTACCGCTTGCGCATTACCCGTAACGGCAAGCTGATACTGACGAAGTAA
- a CDS encoding MotA/TolQ/ExbB proton channel family protein: protein MKLSCVLATVLLLGSAVNASAAEADMQALLNTVQDRVAREQATDQQRLATFRQSSREQVKLLQQAEARLAASQQRQTDLKTLFDEQESLLAEQQNLLKNRTGQLGEIFGVVKQQAKDLQGVLMDSLISAELPGRAERLEFSGQQEVLTRHELEALWQTFQQELIYSGQVKAFEAPVVMTSGETHNTEVVRVGAFNAVSADGEFLVYADDRLKQLARQPDSSVRAQAAEFVRGEGDTLLVDPNRGGLLQLLSLKPTLQARIEQGGGVGYLIIGLGIVGLLVALWRLLVSTYTGLRIRRQLAAVQNPRKDNPLGRLLLAAQAGGSREDMEVRLDSALLAETPKLEQGLAILKLIAAVAPLLGLLGTVTGMIGTFQSITLFGTGDPKMMAGGISQALITTVLGLCVAIPLLFCHSHLFSRTRRTLQFLQQKSLAILVEREEAQQPEVLAEEYPEAANAA from the coding sequence ATGAAACTGAGTTGTGTACTGGCAACCGTTTTACTGCTGGGCAGTGCGGTAAATGCCTCCGCGGCAGAAGCTGACATGCAGGCGCTGTTAAATACGGTTCAGGACAGGGTTGCCCGGGAGCAGGCTACCGATCAGCAGCGGCTGGCCACGTTCCGGCAATCCAGCCGGGAGCAGGTTAAATTGCTGCAGCAGGCGGAGGCACGGCTGGCCGCCAGCCAGCAGCGACAGACAGACCTGAAAACCCTGTTCGATGAGCAGGAGTCCTTGCTGGCAGAACAGCAGAACCTGCTGAAAAACCGCACCGGTCAACTGGGTGAAATTTTTGGTGTGGTTAAGCAGCAGGCCAAAGACCTGCAGGGCGTCCTGATGGACTCGCTGATCAGCGCAGAGCTGCCCGGCCGGGCAGAGCGGCTGGAATTCAGCGGCCAGCAGGAAGTGCTGACCCGTCATGAGCTGGAAGCGCTCTGGCAAACGTTTCAGCAGGAGCTGATTTACAGCGGACAGGTTAAAGCGTTTGAGGCCCCTGTGGTGATGACCAGTGGCGAAACCCATAACACCGAAGTGGTCAGGGTGGGGGCGTTCAATGCGGTTAGCGCTGACGGTGAGTTTCTGGTGTATGCCGATGACCGGCTGAAACAGCTGGCCCGCCAGCCGGACAGTTCGGTCCGTGCACAGGCTGCTGAGTTTGTCCGCGGAGAAGGCGATACCTTACTGGTTGATCCTAACCGGGGCGGGTTGCTGCAGTTGTTGTCACTCAAACCGACGCTGCAGGCGCGTATTGAACAGGGCGGCGGTGTCGGTTATCTGATTATCGGGCTGGGGATTGTCGGTTTACTGGTGGCGCTCTGGCGCTTGCTGGTCAGTACTTACACCGGCTTGCGGATTCGCCGTCAGCTGGCGGCGGTACAGAATCCGCGTAAAGACAACCCGTTAGGACGTCTGTTACTGGCGGCACAGGCCGGCGGTAGCCGCGAAGATATGGAAGTGCGTCTGGATTCGGCCCTGCTGGCAGAAACCCCGAAGCTTGAACAGGGGCTGGCGATACTGAAACTGATCGCTGCGGTTGCGCCGCTGCTGGGTCTGCTGGGCACAGTAACCGGTATGATCGGTACTTTCCAGAGTATCACCCTGTTCGGTACCGGTGATCCGAAGATGATGGCCGGCGGTATTTCTCAGGCGCTGATCACCACGGTGCTGGGGCTGTGTGTCGCCATTCCTCTACTGTTCTGCCACAGCCATCTGTTTTCCCGGACCCGCCGTACCCTGCAGTTCCTGCAGCAGAAGAGTCTGGCGATTCTGGTGGAACGTGAAGAAGCGCAGCAGCCGGAAGTGTTAGCGGAGGAGTATCCGGAGGCGGCCAATGCTGCCTGA
- a CDS encoding Bug family tripartite tricarboxylate transporter substrate binding protein: MQRRSFFKKLATGLALTLAAGTFATATQAADWPKRPINIIVPYKAGGGTDAYARALAAAAKDVFKVPVVVVNKPGSGGLNGANSAVNAKPDGYTFMMTSGGSFLLSTLTRKTRLDALESFQFVAQIGLLQTSLMVPVNSPFKNVADVISAAKANPEDLRWAHSGRGGFHFVGGLGFMQKNGIQVQDVPYKGGGPTRAALIGEQADFGFLGVQQLAGFEGQLRALAVNSDARDAIMKDVPSFGELGIPFAAVSSPVIVFAPQGTPADIISRMETALEKIAAKPEFAELLIKRGTGPVYQPGSHAKTTLTAMKADAAPLVEGLAKK, translated from the coding sequence ATGCAACGCCGTTCCTTCTTCAAAAAGCTGGCCACCGGGCTGGCCCTCACACTCGCTGCCGGTACGTTTGCCACGGCCACTCAGGCCGCCGACTGGCCAAAGCGGCCGATTAACATCATCGTGCCTTATAAAGCCGGCGGCGGTACCGATGCCTATGCCCGGGCACTTGCAGCGGCTGCCAAAGACGTTTTCAAAGTCCCGGTTGTAGTAGTTAACAAGCCCGGCTCCGGCGGCCTGAACGGTGCCAACTCCGCCGTCAATGCCAAACCGGACGGCTACACCTTTATGATGACCTCCGGTGGGTCTTTCCTGCTCTCAACCCTGACCCGCAAGACCCGGCTGGACGCACTGGAATCATTCCAGTTCGTGGCCCAGATCGGTCTGCTGCAAACCTCTCTGATGGTGCCGGTGAACAGCCCGTTCAAGAACGTTGCTGACGTCATTTCCGCCGCCAAAGCTAACCCGGAAGATCTGCGCTGGGCCCACTCCGGCCGGGGCGGATTCCACTTTGTCGGCGGGCTGGGCTTTATGCAGAAAAACGGCATTCAGGTGCAGGACGTACCCTACAAAGGCGGCGGTCCGACCCGTGCAGCTCTGATCGGCGAACAGGCAGATTTCGGCTTCCTGGGGGTGCAGCAACTGGCAGGCTTTGAAGGCCAGCTCCGTGCGCTGGCCGTCAACAGCGATGCCCGGGACGCGATCATGAAAGATGTGCCATCCTTTGGTGAACTGGGCATCCCGTTTGCTGCAGTATCCTCACCGGTGATTGTATTCGCCCCACAGGGAACCCCCGCTGACATCATCAGCCGGATGGAAACCGCACTGGAAAAAATTGCCGCCAAACCGGAATTTGCAGAGCTGCTGATCAAACGGGGCACAGGCCCGGTCTACCAGCCCGGCAGCCATGCAAAAACCACGCTGACGGCCATGAAAGCAGACGCCGCCCCGCTGGTCGAAGGCTTAGCCAAAAAGTAA
- a CDS encoding tetratricopeptide repeat protein, protein MKVRILLLALLASFSMAMISPVMAKALSPGVYKKLLAVHESYNDGAYGQALKQVDSLLAGKLSDYARAQALHMSGAVRLAQENYAGALQAFSQAYQLKQLEKPRQLQLLHNIAQLSYQTEQWQRSLKNFSAWQQAGGKPGANDYLMQAQAYSALKDWQKVIPAARQAIALHASPPDAWYQVQLVAHWRLKQFKQATDLLKVLVTRQPENAFFWQQLAYGYQQQNDDKSVLVTLRGAYVKGVLQSDKYVRWLAQLLIQEGSPQRAVEIIRESLTATRLKNNRQTQKMLVQAYLLAKDYQAARPLLEMLAERTDSTLMYQQLAQVNMQLRRWRAAYQALGKAIAAAPDNTGQLYIMQGMASLNDAQLDKARQSFQRASEYPSAQDSANNWLSYIETLQKDTDNPA, encoded by the coding sequence ATGAAAGTGCGCATACTGCTACTGGCTTTGCTGGCCAGTTTTTCAATGGCAATGATCTCGCCGGTCATGGCGAAGGCGCTGTCGCCGGGTGTGTATAAAAAGCTGCTGGCGGTTCACGAATCTTACAATGACGGGGCATACGGTCAGGCGCTGAAGCAGGTGGACAGTCTGTTAGCGGGAAAACTGTCAGATTATGCCCGGGCGCAGGCATTACATATGTCCGGCGCGGTACGTCTTGCCCAAGAGAACTATGCCGGGGCGCTGCAGGCATTCAGCCAGGCGTATCAGCTCAAACAGCTGGAAAAACCCAGGCAGCTGCAGCTGTTGCACAACATTGCTCAGCTGAGTTATCAGACTGAGCAGTGGCAGCGCAGCCTGAAAAATTTCTCAGCCTGGCAACAGGCGGGGGGGAAGCCCGGGGCTAATGATTACCTGATGCAGGCACAGGCTTACAGTGCACTGAAAGACTGGCAGAAGGTGATTCCCGCTGCCCGGCAGGCCATTGCCCTGCATGCCTCACCACCGGATGCCTGGTATCAGGTACAGCTGGTGGCGCACTGGCGTCTGAAACAGTTTAAGCAGGCGACGGATTTACTCAAAGTGCTGGTGACCCGTCAGCCGGAAAATGCGTTTTTCTGGCAGCAACTGGCTTACGGATATCAGCAACAGAACGATGACAAATCGGTACTGGTAACCCTGCGTGGGGCTTATGTTAAAGGGGTGTTGCAGAGCGATAAGTACGTGCGCTGGCTGGCGCAATTACTGATTCAGGAAGGATCGCCGCAGCGGGCTGTGGAGATCATCCGTGAATCACTGACCGCAACGCGGCTGAAAAACAATCGCCAGACACAGAAGATGCTGGTGCAGGCGTATCTTTTAGCCAAAGATTATCAGGCCGCGCGGCCATTGCTGGAAATGCTGGCAGAGCGGACGGACAGTACCCTTATGTATCAGCAGCTGGCACAGGTGAATATGCAGTTGCGGCGTTGGCGGGCTGCCTATCAGGCACTGGGTAAGGCCATTGCGGCGGCACCGGATAACACCGGCCAGCTGTACATTATGCAGGGCATGGCCAGCCTGAATGATGCTCAGCTGGACAAAGCCCGGCAGAGTTTCCAGCGCGCCAGCGAATATCCGTCAGCTCAGGACAGTGCGAATAACTGGCTGAGCTATATTGAGACGCTGCAGAAAGACACTGATAATCCGGCTTAA
- a CDS encoding MotA/TolQ/ExbB proton channel family protein, producing MLPDTQFMQLILEEFFQAGGPVLLVLAGLALLLWTLLLERCWFLVRSFPQMLRDCQTATSYGSFLQQKCAANVALQTSLAMIKTLIALCPLLGLLGTVVGMIQLFDVLALRGAANPRLMAAGVAQATLPTMAGMVLAVSGLLFYGRLKRYSQQQWQRLNILSNNWRSRC from the coding sequence ATGCTGCCTGATACACAGTTTATGCAACTGATACTGGAAGAGTTTTTCCAGGCGGGCGGCCCGGTATTGCTGGTGCTGGCCGGGCTGGCGCTGTTGTTGTGGACGTTGTTACTGGAACGTTGTTGGTTTCTGGTGCGCAGCTTCCCGCAGATGCTGCGGGACTGTCAGACCGCAACTAGCTATGGCAGCTTTTTGCAGCAAAAATGCGCGGCGAATGTTGCTCTGCAGACATCACTGGCAATGATCAAAACCCTGATTGCCCTGTGCCCTTTGCTGGGGTTGCTGGGCACGGTGGTGGGCATGATTCAGCTGTTTGATGTGCTGGCATTGCGGGGGGCGGCTAATCCCCGTCTGATGGCTGCCGGGGTTGCTCAGGCAACGCTGCCGACGATGGCCGGCATGGTGCTGGCGGTCAGCGGACTGTTGTTTTATGGCCGTTTAAAGCGTTACAGCCAGCAACAGTGGCAACGTTTGAATATCTTAAGTAATAACTGGCGGAGCCGCTGCTGA
- a CDS encoding tripartite tricarboxylate transporter TctB family protein gives MAIRNICEALVLALLSAVAVWGALRVPDASPGETWAGIVPFGAAVALGIIAAISLLDALRNTHTETTGQSNQGARDVIILFIIAVLYQQSFSWFGYLLPTAIVAPLALYLFGVRSPAGLALSVVLCPLAFHVIFFMLLGVYPPYGEVFDLNEFIQG, from the coding sequence ATGGCTATTCGAAACATCTGTGAAGCACTGGTGCTGGCATTGCTCAGTGCAGTCGCTGTCTGGGGTGCCCTGCGGGTACCCGACGCTTCCCCGGGAGAAACCTGGGCAGGCATTGTGCCTTTCGGTGCCGCGGTCGCACTTGGGATTATTGCCGCCATCAGCCTGCTGGACGCGCTGCGTAATACCCACACCGAAACAACCGGGCAAAGCAATCAGGGTGCCCGGGATGTAATCATCCTGTTTATCATTGCGGTGCTGTATCAACAGTCGTTCAGCTGGTTTGGCTATCTGTTACCCACAGCCATTGTGGCACCGCTGGCCCTTTATCTGTTTGGCGTACGCAGCCCGGCAGGGCTGGCGCTGTCAGTGGTGCTTTGCCCACTGGCCTTCCACGTTATTTTCTTTATGTTGCTGGGCGTTTACCCACCGTACGGTGAAGTATTCGACCTGAACGAATTCATTCAGGGGTAA
- a CDS encoding TonB-dependent receptor plug domain-containing protein produces MKTIPSLLATAVLLSHAQNLLAEDDNTILVSAKAPVTAEEYSGSVSVVTAAEIKASGATNLVEALETAPGITTGISGNNSSKVIKIRGMEAEYSLILVNGKRIPNSDRNLPFGPGYRYSWVPVENIERIEIIRGAASSIYGSDALSGVINIITKQAGDEWSGSVTVDAQRLDGSGGGDGEGITVTAAGPLSETVDLSIALEKSQSDAVEDDDGLTIKSARDVRNLQADLGINLDEVSRLQFGIIAGDEDGEDIDNSRGRVVQNDLDQERRLFSVDYSTVVSGFNLSTGAVKGKTDLTEGTNEWKITEENYSVDVDGALNDSHYLSAGIERRIEGADRFDRDFADEFRSWSLYLQDRIDLTDAHSLTLGASYDDHNRYDSEISPKAYWNWQINDAWSMKAGYSHGYIAPSIREGSSQYVIPAGPRRYEGNDDLQPETSETKEVSLAYVGDAFDASVAVFNTDIDDLITTTDTVSGPITIAQYNNVDKAQINGLEASAGWQVTDTSKLSFNYTFLDTENKSGDNEGKELTKRPRHTANLKLNQMLPSIDSSLYLAVRSVSKQYNDAANTSEIDSHTLVNVGFTKHLGENVDVQASIYNLGDKRVMDNTEAVEVGREYRLSLSYNF; encoded by the coding sequence ATGAAAACCATTCCCTCATTGCTGGCAACAGCTGTGCTGCTTTCGCACGCCCAAAATTTGCTGGCTGAAGACGATAACACCATTTTAGTCTCCGCTAAGGCACCGGTAACCGCTGAAGAATATTCGGGATCGGTCAGTGTGGTGACGGCCGCTGAGATCAAAGCCAGCGGTGCAACCAATCTGGTAGAAGCACTGGAAACCGCCCCGGGTATTACCACCGGCATTTCCGGTAACAATTCTTCAAAAGTGATCAAAATCCGCGGCATGGAAGCGGAATACAGCCTGATTCTGGTGAATGGCAAGCGTATCCCGAACAGCGACCGTAACCTGCCGTTTGGTCCGGGTTACCGTTATAGCTGGGTGCCGGTGGAAAACATTGAACGGATCGAGATTATCCGCGGTGCCGCCTCAAGCATTTACGGTTCAGATGCGCTGTCCGGTGTGATTAACATCATTACCAAACAGGCGGGTGATGAATGGAGTGGCTCGGTGACCGTTGATGCCCAGCGTCTTGATGGCTCCGGCGGTGGCGACGGTGAAGGCATTACCGTGACGGCCGCCGGCCCGCTGAGTGAAACCGTGGATCTGAGCATCGCGCTGGAAAAGAGTCAATCTGATGCGGTTGAAGATGATGACGGCCTGACGATCAAATCTGCCCGTGATGTCAGAAACCTGCAGGCGGATCTGGGCATTAATCTGGATGAAGTCAGCCGGTTACAGTTCGGCATCATTGCCGGTGACGAAGACGGTGAAGATATTGATAACAGCCGGGGCAGGGTTGTGCAGAATGATCTGGATCAGGAGCGCCGTTTATTCAGTGTGGATTACAGCACGGTGGTGAGCGGTTTTAACCTGAGCACCGGCGCGGTTAAAGGCAAGACTGATCTGACGGAAGGCACCAATGAGTGGAAGATCACCGAAGAGAACTACTCAGTGGATGTCGATGGTGCGCTGAATGACAGTCACTATCTGAGTGCGGGTATTGAACGGCGAATCGAAGGTGCTGACCGGTTCGACCGTGATTTTGCTGACGAATTCCGTTCCTGGTCGCTGTACCTGCAGGACCGTATCGACCTGACTGATGCCCACAGCCTGACGCTGGGAGCTTCATATGATGATCATAACCGCTATGACAGCGAGATCAGCCCGAAGGCTTACTGGAACTGGCAAATTAATGATGCCTGGAGCATGAAGGCCGGTTATTCCCACGGTTATATCGCGCCTTCGATCCGGGAAGGTTCCAGCCAGTATGTCATTCCGGCAGGCCCGCGCCGTTATGAAGGTAACGATGATTTGCAGCCGGAAACCAGTGAAACCAAGGAAGTCAGCCTTGCCTATGTCGGTGATGCCTTTGATGCATCAGTCGCGGTTTTTAATACCGATATCGATGACCTGATCACCACCACAGATACTGTCAGCGGTCCGATTACAATTGCGCAGTACAACAACGTCGATAAGGCACAGATCAACGGTCTGGAAGCATCTGCCGGCTGGCAAGTGACGGACACCAGCAAGCTGAGCTTTAACTACACCTTCCTCGATACCGAAAATAAGAGCGGTGACAACGAAGGTAAGGAACTGACCAAACGTCCCCGCCATACCGCTAACCTGAAACTGAACCAGATGCTGCCGTCGATCGACAGCAGTCTGTATCTGGCGGTGCGTTCGGTCAGTAAGCAATACAACGATGCTGCCAACACCAGTGAAATTGACAGCCATACCCTGGTGAATGTCGGCTTCACCAAACATCTGGGAGAGAACGTTGATGTACAGGCATCGATTTATAACCTCGGTGATAAACGGGTGATGGATAACACCGAAGCGGTGGAAGTTGGCCGTGAATACCGGTTATCACTTTCTTATAACTTCTGA